In Onthophagus taurus isolate NC unplaced genomic scaffold, IU_Otau_3.0 ScKx7SY_16, whole genome shotgun sequence, the genomic stretch GCGGTATGAACAGCGTGACCGCAATGGCGAACATGCTGAGTAGCCTCGTTGGCCCAATGAACATGAGCGGATTATTTCCGCCAAATTCAGGGGGCGGCGGAGGTGGCGGTGGCGCCGGGGGCGGAACTTTCAACGCCGCtcaatttttacaacaaaGTAAGAAGTGGTTTTACGGTTTTGAgtttttgttgtattaattttacaagTAAAATTgacctaacctcactttattttttttttagcattttttacactggtttattaattcttaatatttttaaccttttaaaattaaaatttaagtataattcaataataaattaatttaataaactataatttattgtatttaatcaacttaacctcacttttaacataacctaaaaggttaaaaaaatttgcatggattttttttttattgctttatttattaatttgcattaagtaagttttaaataaaacaattttttctttttaatatttattttcgtaGTGGAAATGGCTGCGATGAGTATGAATGGTCCATATATGCAAAATCCGTATCTTCAAAATCAAATGTTTGTGGGAGGTCAATGGCCCCCTCAATTAAGCAGCAAAGCAGTTGCATCAATGTGGATGAACAACATGAATAACCCGAATAAGTTGCAAGAAGAGGAGGAAGTCGATGATGAGGAGATGGGAGTTGCTGAGACTTACGCCGATTACATGCCGGCCAAGTTGAAATTGGGGAAAAAGCATCCAGATCCCGTCGTTGAAACGGCTTCTTTATCCTCGGTGGCTCCAGCTGATGTttggtaaaaaataatttaataaaaaaaattttttttgaggttatgtttgtgTTTTTAGGTATAAATTATCGATTCCTGATGAAACAATTAGAGGCGGACACTTATCTGCTTTACAATTAGAAAGTATAACGTACGCTTCGCAAGCTCACGAACATATTTTACCTGATGGCAGTCGAGCTGGATTTTTAATTGGtaaattacttttaagttaacctcacttttaatattttttatgtcaataatttttgggttggtactaattttttaggttggtattatttttgttttgaaaaaattttttttgaggttatcttatttataattaatttttattaaaaaaaaaaacctttttgtaGGTGATGGTGCGGGAGTAGGAAAAGGTAGAACAATAGCCGGAACGATTTTTGAGAATTACATGAAAGGTCGAAAACGAGCAATTTGGGTTTCAGTGTCAAACGATCTTAAATACGACGCGGAACGAGATCTTAAAGATATTGGTGCTGGGAAAATAGACGTCCACCCGTTAAATAAGTTTAAGTACGCTAAAATCTCATCTGCGATTAAcggaaatgtcaaaaaaggtgTAATTTTCTCGACGTATTCCGCGTTAATTGGAGAATCAAATTCTGCTGGGGGGAAATATAAATCTCGATTAAAACAGTTGTTACAATGGTGCGGAAATGATTTCGATGGGTTAATCATTTTCGATGAGTGTCACCGGGCTAAAAATCTTTGCCCTGTTGGATCATCCAAACCAACGAAAACCGGTTTAACCGTTTtagaaattcaaaataaactcCCGAAAGCTCGGGTTGTTTACGCATCGGCCACCGGAGCTAGTGAACCTCGTAACATGGCCTACATGGTCCGGTTGGGGCTATGGGGCGAAGGCACCCCATTTCCCGACTTCAACGATTTCATTTCTGCTGTTGAAAAGCGCGGGGTTGGCGCGATGGAAATCGTTGCGATGGATATGAAGTTACGAGGGATGTACATCGCGCGTCAATTAAGTTTTCACGGTGTTgcatttaaaattgaagaggTTCCGTTATCGCCGGATTTTGTTAGAATATATGATGCTAGTGTTAAGTTGTGGGTGGAAGCTATGCAAAAGTTTCATGAAGCCGCCGAGTTAATCGACGCTGAAAGTCGGATGAGAAAAACTATGTGGGGACAGTTTTGGTCATCTCatcaacgattttttaaatatttgtgtaTTGCGGCGAAAGTTTCTCATGCTGTGGGAACGGCTCATGAAGCTATTAAATGCGGtaagtttcaaataaaaataaatttaaagaatttaaatttcgcgctaaaatgatttaaaaagttgtattcaGCGCCATCTCTTATTGGGGGGCTAAAATATATAAGTAcacttatttattaaaaataacttaaatattaattagttattattaatttatttttgttattaggaAAATGCGTCGTAATTGGTTTACAAAGTACCGGAGAAGCAAGGACTTTAGAACAATTAGAACGAGACGATGGTGAATTAACCGATTTTGTATCAACAGCAAAAGGGGTTTTTCAAACTTTAGTTGAAAAGCATTTCCCTGCGCCCGATAGAAATCGAATACAAAGGCTTTTaggtattgaaaataaaaaagttaacgGAAATGAAGAGGCAAATAGCTCAACGGGGAAACGAAAACCaagtaaataacaaaaaatatttgtagttAAATGATTATGATAttgaattgattaattttagcTCGCCAAGCGGCTGCGAAAGCTTTAAAACGCAACAAATGGTCGACATCGGACTCCGATAAAGCCTCCGATTCAGATCGTTCCGACGCCGGGAGCGAGTACAAAATGTCAGACATAGAATCTGAAATATCCGAGGAACGCAGCGATTCAAACATGAGTAGCGATTTTAATCCGTTTAACTCAGACAGCGATTCCGATAACGACCCGTGGAATCGATCAAAGAAAAAGgggaaaaagaagaagaaagcgAAACGAAAACCACAATCGACTCAAGATAAAATTTCGATGCTTTTAGCCCAAAAAAGTAAAGGAGGTGGGGCTGGGGCGAAAGCGAATGGGGGCACCGCTGGAAATAAAAGTTACGCTCCTCAACCAGATGCTATCGATAGGGCGTGTAGTATGAAGGAggatcttttaaaacaaattgagagATTAGGGGATAAATTACCTCCGAATACTTTGGATCAATTAATTGATGAACTTGGTAAGTTTAAagtaatttgaaatataaccccaaaattaatttaaaaaaaatttaggttggtatttctgaaattaccaaaaaatttaaatggtggaactaacctaacttttcgaattatttattaaaaaattaatttatttgattttttttaggtgGTCCTGAAAATGTGGCTGAAATGACGGGTCGTAAAGGTCGCGTTGTCCAAACTGAAGATGGGATTCAATACGAAAGTCGTTCTGAAGTCGATGTCCCCCTTGAAACGCTTAATTTAACCGAAAAGCAACGCTTTATGGATGGTGAGAAAGACGTTGCGATTATTTCGGAGGCCGCTTCTTCTGGTATTTCACTTCAAAGTGATCGGAGGGTTCGAAATCAACGTCGGCGTGTTCACATAACCCTCGAACTTCCTTGGTCTGCGGATCGAGCTATACAACAATTCGGTCGGACGCACCGTAGTAATCAAGTGAACGCCCCCGAGTACATTTTTTTGATCTCTGATTTAGCTGGCGAACGAAGGTTTGCTTCGATTGTTGCAAAACGTTTGGAAAGTTTGGGTGCTTTAACTCACGGTGATCGCCGAGCGACTGAAACTCGCGATTTAAGCCAGTTTAACATCGATAATAAGTACGGGAGGTCAGCTTTGGAGGCTACAATGAAAACCATAATGGGATATGAGAGTCCGTTGGTGCCCCCTCCTCAAGATTATAAAGGCGACTTCTTTAAGGACGTAGCCGATGCTTTAGTGGGAGTTGgattaattgtaaataacgAATCTATGCCTGGGATGCTAACTTTGGACAAAGACTACAATAATATGTCGAAATTTTTGAATCGCATCCTCGGTATGCCCGTTGATTTGCAAAATCGCCTCTTTCGGTACTTCACCGACACCCTCGCCGCGATTATATCTCAAGCGAAGCGTTCGGGGCGCTTTGATTTAGGGATTTTAGATTTAGGAACATCGGGGGAGAACGTAAAAAGGGTTAAAACGTGGATGTTTTTGAGGAAACACGCTACTGGGACTGCCCCGACTGAGTTACACACGGTCCATGTTGAGAGGGGAATGGCTTGGGCTGAAGCGTTGGATAAATGGTCGGAGTTAAGCGGGGCTAAAGAAGGGTTTTATGTTTCTCATCAAgttagaaataataaacacaCTGCGATTTTAGCCGTGCAAGTTGATGCGGGggttaaaaagaaagaatcaaAGAAGGATCAAATGTATTTTGTGTATAGACCGAATACTGGGTTGCAATTTCGACAGGAAAGTTTAGCCGAgttggaaaaaaaatataaaaaggttaattaatttattttttttaattaaacaaataataaaatgaatttgttgtaGGTGCAATCAAACGAGGCTCAAGATCCATGGACATCGCAATACGATTCATCTGTAACAACTTGTTCGCACGCTTATTGGCGGGGAAATTGTCGTAATGTGAATATGGGGCACGATTGTGAGGTGGGGCTCCGCCGGAGAACGTATCACGTAGTTTCCGGCTCGGTTTTATCTGTTTGGTCTCGCGTTGAAGGTGTATTAGCCACGAGAAATGGCTcgcataataataaaatgcaaGTTATTCGATTACGGACTGATGATGGGCTTAAAATTGTCGGTGAGATCATctaattaagttaataaagtaaggttatgattaaaaaaatttttcttttaagggACTCTAATCCCGAAGAATTGTTTGGAATCTTTGGTTGAAGTTTTATCATCGGATGCGGAGAAAGTGGAgcaaaaaacgttttaatgtggcgtttattaatttattgggattttttgaggttagatcACCCCGATTGACAGtattaattgtaaaagtcACAAATTTGGAAAACGAGGAGGATAAAAACTGTGAAATAAGATTAATGATGTATTTTAGGGTActattttaagtaatttatatttagacatcaaaaagaatttgttccttactttgttttttgttgaaagtttttttttgttaaataatataaagtaGTTATTAATTTCCCACTTCtggaaataaagttttaagttAATCTTGATTATTTgtacattattatttaattttcttttgtattaataataattagtgatTTGAACTTAATCCACACCAACAAaaggtttttttgtttaatttaaatagtaCAATGTAATAAAGCACTTGTAGAAAATTGatttcgaaaataaattttattaaaaaattaatttaatgaattaagtCGTAGAAAAAggtataaattttataaaaaataacgataaaaatgattaacaaGGTGTAATGCGCCACTTTGAGAACTTTTAATTTCCTCCGACCAGCTGGGATCGTCTCAAGGGGGTCCTTCATCAAATACACCCGAGCCCCTTTGATGtaattagtaaaaaaatccTCCCAAGGCATCGATTCGATGTTGaaaggaaataatttttgatcactttcatttaaatcgttcCACAAAGATATCGTATTATCCGTACTAAATTTCCAAGATTTCGTGCTAAAATACGAAATGGCCCCgcaaaatttatcaatttttttgtatgctTTAACCAACCTAAAATCAAAtcacattaatttaattaatttttataaattaatcaaaaaatataagtagttcacggccggtgttaattaaactagaactaacactggacctagaactagtaacattcgggtttggctgtcttgagagacgcacaGCTGTGGTTTCTTATGAATCATTAAGAttcgttttttaataaaactgccaaattttgacatttgatatatttaggttataaccacaattttaaaattaaagttactaACCCGAAGTTTGCTTACtataatatgtattattaattattaacgtaaaatttaatctttaaattaattataaacttaatattaataacaaattcaaTGTGGAAATTTAgctctttattttttgatcgCCATCTATCGGATTAACAcccaattaatttaaattaattaaatatgtattatattaaattaaataatctatttataacaattacgcaatatttattaaattttgattcaataataatcaataataatgataatttttttgatagaataaaattattttagacaTAAACTTTAACCCCATCTGTGAATTGGACGTTCAATTAAGTTATAAGggatccgaaacgtcaaatattttaacccgaaagtttttagttctagggttattagttccagtgatagtgttagttctaattttagtttaattaataaaaaaacttacattGGTTCTTTTCCGATTAATTTCGCAGCGAAATCGACGACATAAGCCGGGATCGTTTGAACGAAAAacgaataaatcaaaaatattaaccgagttttaatcaaaaataacgttGAGTGCCAAACAACTAACGGTGAAGGTACTTTTAGGGCGTATTTCCTCgttaaattttcgtaattcTCCCACGTAATCAAGTTCTGTTTCGAGCTA encodes the following:
- the LOC111417757 gene encoding protein strawberry notch isoform X2 translates to MSKKMMDEDLESSGSDFDEDEDPDKIEVPGGGKDLAAAAGILDKKDEKTLPKGNLMQQQSFGRGVGNNSKANMQNFPMLDMMNASMGNMGPSYGGMNSVTAMANMLSSLVGPMNMSGLFPPNSGGGGGGGGAGGGTFNAAQFLQQMEMAAMSMNGPYMQNPYLQNQMFVGGQWPPQLSSKAVASMWMNNMNNPNKLQEEEEVDDEEMGVAETYADYMPAKLKLGKKHPDPVVETASLSSVAPADVWYKLSIPDETIRGGHLSALQLESITYASQAHEHILPDGSRAGFLIGDGAGVGKGRTIAGTIFENYMKGRKRAIWVSVSNDLKYDAERDLKDIGAGKIDVHPLNKFKYAKISSAINGNVKKGVIFSTYSALIGESNSAGGKYKSRLKQLLQWCGNDFDGLIIFDECHRAKNLCPVGSSKPTKTGLTVLEIQNKLPKARVVYASATGASEPRNMAYMVRLGLWGEGTPFPDFNDFISAVEKRGVGAMEIVAMDMKLRGMYIARQLSFHGVAFKIEEVPLSPDFVRIYDASVKLWVEAMQKFHEAAELIDAESRMRKTMWGQFWSSHQRFFKYLCIAAKVSHAVGTAHEAIKCGKCVVIGLQSTGEARTLEQLERDDGELTDFVSTAKGVFQTLVEKHFPAPDRNRIQRLLGIENKKVNGNEEANSSTGKRKPTRQAAAKALKRNKWSTSDSDKASDSDRSDAGSEYKMSDIESEISEERSDSNMSSDFNPFNSDSDSDNDPWNRSKKKGKKKKKAKRKPQSTQDKISMLLAQKSKGGGAGAKANGGTAGNKSYAPQPDAIDRACSMKEDLLKQIERLGDKLPPNTLDQLIDELGGPENVAEMTGRKGRVVQTEDGIQYESRSEVDVPLETLNLTEKQRFMDGEKDVAIISEAASSGISLQSDRRVRNQRRRVHITLELPWSADRAIQQFGRTHRSNQVNAPEYIFLISDLAGERRFASIVAKRLESLGALTHGDRRATETRDLSQFNIDNKYGRSALEATMKTIMGYESPLVPPPQDYKGDFFKDVADALVGVGLIVNNESMPGMLTLDKDYNNMSKFLNRILGMPVDLQNRLFRYFTDTLAAIISQAKRSGRFDLGILDLGTSGENVKRVKTWMFLRKHATGTAPTELHTVHVERGMAWAEALDKWSELSGAKEGFYVSHQVRNNKHTAILAVQVDAGVKKKESKKDQMYFVYRPNTGLQFRQESLAELEKKYKKVQSNEAQDPWTSQYDSSVTTCSHAYWRGNCRNVNMGHDCEVGLRRRTYHVVSGSVLSVWSRVEGVLATRNGSHNNKMQVIRLRTDDGLKIVGTLIPKNCLESLVEVLSSDAEKVEQKTF
- the LOC111417757 gene encoding protein strawberry notch isoform X1, translating into MPKSKRASKKMMDEDLESSGSDFDEDEDPDKIEVPGGGKDLAAAAGILDKKDEKTLPKGNLMQQQSFGRGVGNNSKANMQNFPMLDMMNASMGNMGPSYGGMNSVTAMANMLSSLVGPMNMSGLFPPNSGGGGGGGGAGGGTFNAAQFLQQMEMAAMSMNGPYMQNPYLQNQMFVGGQWPPQLSSKAVASMWMNNMNNPNKLQEEEEVDDEEMGVAETYADYMPAKLKLGKKHPDPVVETASLSSVAPADVWYKLSIPDETIRGGHLSALQLESITYASQAHEHILPDGSRAGFLIGDGAGVGKGRTIAGTIFENYMKGRKRAIWVSVSNDLKYDAERDLKDIGAGKIDVHPLNKFKYAKISSAINGNVKKGVIFSTYSALIGESNSAGGKYKSRLKQLLQWCGNDFDGLIIFDECHRAKNLCPVGSSKPTKTGLTVLEIQNKLPKARVVYASATGASEPRNMAYMVRLGLWGEGTPFPDFNDFISAVEKRGVGAMEIVAMDMKLRGMYIARQLSFHGVAFKIEEVPLSPDFVRIYDASVKLWVEAMQKFHEAAELIDAESRMRKTMWGQFWSSHQRFFKYLCIAAKVSHAVGTAHEAIKCGKCVVIGLQSTGEARTLEQLERDDGELTDFVSTAKGVFQTLVEKHFPAPDRNRIQRLLGIENKKVNGNEEANSSTGKRKPTRQAAAKALKRNKWSTSDSDKASDSDRSDAGSEYKMSDIESEISEERSDSNMSSDFNPFNSDSDSDNDPWNRSKKKGKKKKKAKRKPQSTQDKISMLLAQKSKGGGAGAKANGGTAGNKSYAPQPDAIDRACSMKEDLLKQIERLGDKLPPNTLDQLIDELGGPENVAEMTGRKGRVVQTEDGIQYESRSEVDVPLETLNLTEKQRFMDGEKDVAIISEAASSGISLQSDRRVRNQRRRVHITLELPWSADRAIQQFGRTHRSNQVNAPEYIFLISDLAGERRFASIVAKRLESLGALTHGDRRATETRDLSQFNIDNKYGRSALEATMKTIMGYESPLVPPPQDYKGDFFKDVADALVGVGLIVNNESMPGMLTLDKDYNNMSKFLNRILGMPVDLQNRLFRYFTDTLAAIISQAKRSGRFDLGILDLGTSGENVKRVKTWMFLRKHATGTAPTELHTVHVERGMAWAEALDKWSELSGAKEGFYVSHQVRNNKHTAILAVQVDAGVKKKESKKDQMYFVYRPNTGLQFRQESLAELEKKYKKVQSNEAQDPWTSQYDSSVTTCSHAYWRGNCRNVNMGHDCEVGLRRRTYHVVSGSVLSVWSRVEGVLATRNGSHNNKMQVIRLRTDDGLKIVGTLIPKNCLESLVEVLSSDAEKVEQKTF
- the LOC111417757 gene encoding protein strawberry notch isoform X3 produces the protein MMDEDLESSGSDFDEDEDPDKIEVPGGGKDLAAAAGILDKKDEKTLPKGNLMQQQSFGRGVGNNSKANMQNFPMLDMMNASMGNMGPSYGGMNSVTAMANMLSSLVGPMNMSGLFPPNSGGGGGGGGAGGGTFNAAQFLQQMEMAAMSMNGPYMQNPYLQNQMFVGGQWPPQLSSKAVASMWMNNMNNPNKLQEEEEVDDEEMGVAETYADYMPAKLKLGKKHPDPVVETASLSSVAPADVWYKLSIPDETIRGGHLSALQLESITYASQAHEHILPDGSRAGFLIGDGAGVGKGRTIAGTIFENYMKGRKRAIWVSVSNDLKYDAERDLKDIGAGKIDVHPLNKFKYAKISSAINGNVKKGVIFSTYSALIGESNSAGGKYKSRLKQLLQWCGNDFDGLIIFDECHRAKNLCPVGSSKPTKTGLTVLEIQNKLPKARVVYASATGASEPRNMAYMVRLGLWGEGTPFPDFNDFISAVEKRGVGAMEIVAMDMKLRGMYIARQLSFHGVAFKIEEVPLSPDFVRIYDASVKLWVEAMQKFHEAAELIDAESRMRKTMWGQFWSSHQRFFKYLCIAAKVSHAVGTAHEAIKCGKCVVIGLQSTGEARTLEQLERDDGELTDFVSTAKGVFQTLVEKHFPAPDRNRIQRLLGIENKKVNGNEEANSSTGKRKPTRQAAAKALKRNKWSTSDSDKASDSDRSDAGSEYKMSDIESEISEERSDSNMSSDFNPFNSDSDSDNDPWNRSKKKGKKKKKAKRKPQSTQDKISMLLAQKSKGGGAGAKANGGTAGNKSYAPQPDAIDRACSMKEDLLKQIERLGDKLPPNTLDQLIDELGGPENVAEMTGRKGRVVQTEDGIQYESRSEVDVPLETLNLTEKQRFMDGEKDVAIISEAASSGISLQSDRRVRNQRRRVHITLELPWSADRAIQQFGRTHRSNQVNAPEYIFLISDLAGERRFASIVAKRLESLGALTHGDRRATETRDLSQFNIDNKYGRSALEATMKTIMGYESPLVPPPQDYKGDFFKDVADALVGVGLIVNNESMPGMLTLDKDYNNMSKFLNRILGMPVDLQNRLFRYFTDTLAAIISQAKRSGRFDLGILDLGTSGENVKRVKTWMFLRKHATGTAPTELHTVHVERGMAWAEALDKWSELSGAKEGFYVSHQVRNNKHTAILAVQVDAGVKKKESKKDQMYFVYRPNTGLQFRQESLAELEKKYKKVQSNEAQDPWTSQYDSSVTTCSHAYWRGNCRNVNMGHDCEVGLRRRTYHVVSGSVLSVWSRVEGVLATRNGSHNNKMQVIRLRTDDGLKIVGTLIPKNCLESLVEVLSSDAEKVEQKTF
- the LOC111417757 gene encoding protein strawberry notch isoform X5; the encoded protein is MMDEDLESSGSDFDEDEDPDKIEVPGGGKDLAAAAGILDKKDEKTLPKGNLMQQQSFGRGVGNNSKANMQNFPMLDMMNASMGNMEMAAMSMNGPYMQNPYLQNQMFVGGQWPPQLSSKAVASMWMNNMNNPNKLQEEEEVDDEEMGVAETYADYMPAKLKLGKKHPDPVVETASLSSVAPADVWYKLSIPDETIRGGHLSALQLESITYASQAHEHILPDGSRAGFLIGDGAGVGKGRTIAGTIFENYMKGRKRAIWVSVSNDLKYDAERDLKDIGAGKIDVHPLNKFKYAKISSAINGNVKKGVIFSTYSALIGESNSAGGKYKSRLKQLLQWCGNDFDGLIIFDECHRAKNLCPVGSSKPTKTGLTVLEIQNKLPKARVVYASATGASEPRNMAYMVRLGLWGEGTPFPDFNDFISAVEKRGVGAMEIVAMDMKLRGMYIARQLSFHGVAFKIEEVPLSPDFVRIYDASVKLWVEAMQKFHEAAELIDAESRMRKTMWGQFWSSHQRFFKYLCIAAKVSHAVGTAHEAIKCGKCVVIGLQSTGEARTLEQLERDDGELTDFVSTAKGVFQTLVEKHFPAPDRNRIQRLLGIENKKVNGNEEANSSTGKRKPTRQAAAKALKRNKWSTSDSDKASDSDRSDAGSEYKMSDIESEISEERSDSNMSSDFNPFNSDSDSDNDPWNRSKKKGKKKKKAKRKPQSTQDKISMLLAQKSKGGGAGAKANGGTAGNKSYAPQPDAIDRACSMKEDLLKQIERLGDKLPPNTLDQLIDELGGPENVAEMTGRKGRVVQTEDGIQYESRSEVDVPLETLNLTEKQRFMDGEKDVAIISEAASSGISLQSDRRVRNQRRRVHITLELPWSADRAIQQFGRTHRSNQVNAPEYIFLISDLAGERRFASIVAKRLESLGALTHGDRRATETRDLSQFNIDNKYGRSALEATMKTIMGYESPLVPPPQDYKGDFFKDVADALVGVGLIVNNESMPGMLTLDKDYNNMSKFLNRILGMPVDLQNRLFRYFTDTLAAIISQAKRSGRFDLGILDLGTSGENVKRVKTWMFLRKHATGTAPTELHTVHVERGMAWAEALDKWSELSGAKEGFYVSHQVRNNKHTAILAVQVDAGVKKKESKKDQMYFVYRPNTGLQFRQESLAELEKKYKKVQSNEAQDPWTSQYDSSVTTCSHAYWRGNCRNVNMGHDCEVGLRRRTYHVVSGSVLSVWSRVEGVLATRNGSHNNKMQVIRLRTDDGLKIVGTLIPKNCLESLVEVLSSDAEKVEQKTF
- the LOC111417757 gene encoding protein strawberry notch isoform X4, yielding MPKSKRASKKMMDEDLESSGSDFDEDEDPDKIEVPGGGKDLAAAAGILDKKDEKTLPKGNLMQQQSFGRGVGNNSKANMQNFPMLDMMNASMGNMEMAAMSMNGPYMQNPYLQNQMFVGGQWPPQLSSKAVASMWMNNMNNPNKLQEEEEVDDEEMGVAETYADYMPAKLKLGKKHPDPVVETASLSSVAPADVWYKLSIPDETIRGGHLSALQLESITYASQAHEHILPDGSRAGFLIGDGAGVGKGRTIAGTIFENYMKGRKRAIWVSVSNDLKYDAERDLKDIGAGKIDVHPLNKFKYAKISSAINGNVKKGVIFSTYSALIGESNSAGGKYKSRLKQLLQWCGNDFDGLIIFDECHRAKNLCPVGSSKPTKTGLTVLEIQNKLPKARVVYASATGASEPRNMAYMVRLGLWGEGTPFPDFNDFISAVEKRGVGAMEIVAMDMKLRGMYIARQLSFHGVAFKIEEVPLSPDFVRIYDASVKLWVEAMQKFHEAAELIDAESRMRKTMWGQFWSSHQRFFKYLCIAAKVSHAVGTAHEAIKCGKCVVIGLQSTGEARTLEQLERDDGELTDFVSTAKGVFQTLVEKHFPAPDRNRIQRLLGIENKKVNGNEEANSSTGKRKPTRQAAAKALKRNKWSTSDSDKASDSDRSDAGSEYKMSDIESEISEERSDSNMSSDFNPFNSDSDSDNDPWNRSKKKGKKKKKAKRKPQSTQDKISMLLAQKSKGGGAGAKANGGTAGNKSYAPQPDAIDRACSMKEDLLKQIERLGDKLPPNTLDQLIDELGGPENVAEMTGRKGRVVQTEDGIQYESRSEVDVPLETLNLTEKQRFMDGEKDVAIISEAASSGISLQSDRRVRNQRRRVHITLELPWSADRAIQQFGRTHRSNQVNAPEYIFLISDLAGERRFASIVAKRLESLGALTHGDRRATETRDLSQFNIDNKYGRSALEATMKTIMGYESPLVPPPQDYKGDFFKDVADALVGVGLIVNNESMPGMLTLDKDYNNMSKFLNRILGMPVDLQNRLFRYFTDTLAAIISQAKRSGRFDLGILDLGTSGENVKRVKTWMFLRKHATGTAPTELHTVHVERGMAWAEALDKWSELSGAKEGFYVSHQVRNNKHTAILAVQVDAGVKKKESKKDQMYFVYRPNTGLQFRQESLAELEKKYKKVQSNEAQDPWTSQYDSSVTTCSHAYWRGNCRNVNMGHDCEVGLRRRTYHVVSGSVLSVWSRVEGVLATRNGSHNNKMQVIRLRTDDGLKIVGTLIPKNCLESLVEVLSSDAEKVEQKTF